In a genomic window of Vespula vulgaris chromosome 21, iyVesVulg1.1, whole genome shotgun sequence:
- the LOC127071292 gene encoding polycomb group RING finger protein 3 gives MERRIKLKTLNSHITCKICRGYLIDATTVTECLHTFCKSCLVKHLEEKHTCPTCQIVIHQSHPLQYISFDRTMQDIVYKLVPDLQESEIKREREFYRARGLPCPKDILPNAAEVEEEKATADAHAESDYHRADEQVNVCLECINASLKTLKRRFIRCSAQATITHLKKFIAKKVLSGMEKYRDIDILCNDELLGKDHTLKFVYVTRWRFRDPPLRLQYRPRIDI, from the exons atggaaagaagaataaaattaaaaactttgaaCAGTCATATAACTTGCAAAATATGCCGTGGTTATTTAATAGATGCTACTACAGTAACAGAATGCTTACACACATTTTGCAAAAGTTGTTTAGTAAAACATTTGGAAGAAAAACATACATGTCCGACATGTCAAATAGTAATCCATCAATCGCATCCACTTCAATATATCAGTTTCGACAGAACAATGCAAGATATTGTTTACAAATTAGTTCCAGATCTCCAAGAAA gTGAAAtcaaaagggaaagagaatttTATAGAGCGAGAGGTTTACCATGTCCCAAGGATATTTTACCAAACGCTGCagaggtagaagaagaaaaagcaactGCCGATGCTCATGCAGAATCGGATTATCATAGAGCTGATGAACAG GTGAATGTATGCCTGGAATGTATAAATGCTAGTTTGAAGACTTTAAAACGAAGATTTATCAGATGTTCAGCACAGGCTACAATTACACAccttaaaaaattcattgccAAAAAGGTTCTTAGTGGCATGGAAAAATATAgagat ATTGATATTTTGTGCAATGATGAATTACTAGGTAAGGATCACACTTTAAAGTTTGTATATGTGACAAGATGGAGGTT